From one Rhodospirillaceae bacterium genomic stretch:
- a CDS encoding ABC transporter substrate-binding protein produces MRKGHTRRKVLQGTTAIGLSTFASPYIKTSHSAGKLKMGVWDHWIPGTNGALEVLLQKWGEANGVEIEVDFIPSAGNKLLLTAQAESRAGIGHDIYVHAIWMPTMFAHRLEPVDDVIEDIISSEGPMVPLAEYLAKVDGVWRASPSPVGSQTHGMISRLDLYKKYADINLQEIFPGPKQERNSELVDAWDYDALLEAGQKLHAAGHGIGGPLAATGDASFWVAPVFAAHGAELVDKNGDIVVDSEEVRTVLEYLSKLVRTMPESVYAWDDAGNNRWMISGQGSSVFNPPSPWNVAKRDAPQFAEQMWCHDLPRGPHGRYRNFIPQFWGIWDFSENIVAAKDLLRHVGTRDITYQMSQVTTGYDVPLLRSHAEGNDVWAKAGPPPGAIYNYPIRGDEIGIVPGYPAPPPMAAQIMAQAIFPNLVSRVTAGGDSIDEGIRWAANELEAVMRS; encoded by the coding sequence ATGCGAAAAGGACACACTCGAAGGAAAGTTCTGCAGGGAACCACTGCAATAGGTCTTAGCACTTTTGCCTCCCCTTATATCAAAACCTCCCACTCTGCCGGAAAACTCAAAATGGGTGTGTGGGATCATTGGATCCCCGGCACCAATGGAGCGCTGGAAGTCCTGTTGCAGAAATGGGGTGAAGCAAATGGCGTAGAAATCGAAGTCGACTTCATCCCCAGTGCGGGAAATAAACTATTGCTTACCGCCCAAGCGGAATCACGAGCCGGGATTGGTCATGATATCTATGTTCATGCTATCTGGATGCCGACTATGTTTGCACACCGCCTGGAGCCAGTAGACGATGTTATAGAGGATATTATTTCCTCGGAAGGCCCCATGGTTCCTCTGGCCGAATACCTCGCCAAAGTCGATGGCGTCTGGCGAGCAAGCCCTTCACCTGTCGGCTCACAGACCCACGGCATGATTTCCCGCCTTGATCTCTACAAGAAATACGCTGACATAAATCTACAGGAAATTTTCCCTGGCCCCAAGCAAGAACGCAACTCGGAACTGGTTGATGCCTGGGACTACGATGCACTCTTAGAAGCTGGGCAGAAATTGCATGCGGCAGGCCATGGTATTGGTGGACCTCTTGCGGCGACGGGCGATGCAAGTTTCTGGGTGGCCCCAGTCTTCGCCGCCCACGGTGCCGAGCTAGTAGACAAGAATGGAGATATTGTCGTGGACTCAGAAGAGGTGCGGACAGTCTTAGAATATCTTTCTAAATTAGTTCGCACCATGCCGGAAAGCGTATACGCCTGGGACGATGCAGGGAACAATCGCTGGATGATTTCGGGACAAGGATCCTCTGTCTTCAACCCACCCAGCCCGTGGAATGTTGCAAAACGAGACGCACCACAATTCGCCGAACAGATGTGGTGTCATGATTTACCAAGAGGTCCACATGGAAGATATCGCAATTTCATTCCCCAGTTCTGGGGAATTTGGGACTTTTCAGAAAATATAGTAGCTGCAAAGGACCTATTGCGCCATGTGGGGACCCGGGACATTACCTACCAGATGAGCCAGGTCACCACCGGATACGATGTACCACTCCTGAGGTCCCACGCAGAAGGCAATGATGTCTGGGCGAAGGCCGGCCCACCGCCCGGCGCGATTTATAATTACCCGATCCGAGGAGATGAAATCGGAATAGTACCCGGCTATCCTGCCCCACCACCCATGGCAGCACAAATAATGGCGCAAGCCATCTTCCCAAACCTAGTTTCCAGAGTAACAGCGGGCGGTGATAGCATAGACGAGGGCATTCGATGGGCGGCAAACGAATTGGAAGCTGTCATGCGCAGTTAA
- a CDS encoding choline dehydrogenase has protein sequence MKYDYIIVGAGSAGAALAYRLSANPRTSVLLVEAGSNTHPLSRIPISFGLFINKPGVNWKYFSEPEAGTANRAIPVPRGKMLGGSSAINGMVYVRGQPLDYDTWAQFGNRGWSWEDVAPVFKRMENYSDPGHETRGKTGPLGISEVSEQNQLYEALLDAAVSIGHPRNADYNGPDQEGVARLQATIQRGRRMNTAHCYLSPAMRRNNLNIVTKAMTQKILLKGKQCIGITYKKNGELVEAECNREVVLSAGGIASPQILELSGIGNPEILSRYGIEIRHELVAVGENFRDHLLPRIKWELNNPEVSYNTRAQGIGLVGQVLKYFAMGTGFLSLPSSSLGAWLKTRPELETPDIQMQFLPYSVESAEKRKLHSFPGMTIAAFQLRPESLGSVHIRSSNPYEHPAIRFNFLKDPIDVRTNIDAVKMMRAIVDAKPMDRYRKSEFHPGASISTDDQIEKFLREECETGYHPMGTCRMGSGPNTVVDDQLKVHGLEGLRVADASIFPTMPSGNTNAPSIMVGEKAADLIMNPA, from the coding sequence ATGAAATACGACTACATAATTGTTGGAGCAGGATCAGCTGGCGCTGCTTTGGCCTATCGGCTCTCCGCAAATCCCCGAACCTCGGTTCTACTTGTGGAAGCCGGATCTAACACGCATCCTCTTTCCCGAATTCCTATAAGTTTCGGGCTATTCATCAATAAACCTGGCGTAAATTGGAAGTACTTCTCAGAACCTGAAGCAGGAACAGCTAACCGTGCTATCCCTGTACCAAGAGGAAAAATGCTAGGGGGATCAAGCGCAATCAATGGCATGGTTTATGTCCGTGGGCAACCTCTTGATTACGATACCTGGGCACAATTTGGCAATCGCGGATGGAGCTGGGAGGACGTCGCTCCAGTTTTTAAAAGAATGGAAAATTACTCAGATCCAGGCCATGAAACAAGAGGTAAAACAGGACCTCTCGGCATATCTGAGGTCTCGGAACAAAATCAATTGTACGAGGCGCTCCTTGATGCAGCTGTCTCCATAGGCCATCCAAGAAATGCGGACTACAATGGCCCTGACCAGGAGGGGGTCGCAAGACTGCAGGCAACTATCCAGCGCGGCCGCAGGATGAATACAGCTCACTGCTATTTGTCACCGGCCATGCGGCGCAACAACTTGAATATTGTCACCAAGGCAATGACCCAAAAAATACTGCTGAAAGGGAAACAATGCATCGGAATTACATACAAAAAAAACGGTGAATTAGTTGAGGCCGAATGTAACAGAGAAGTTGTTCTGTCCGCCGGCGGCATAGCGTCCCCGCAAATTCTGGAATTATCTGGGATTGGGAACCCTGAGATCCTCTCACGTTACGGAATTGAAATACGGCATGAATTGGTCGCGGTTGGCGAGAACTTTCGCGACCATCTCTTGCCGAGAATAAAATGGGAATTAAACAATCCTGAGGTTTCCTATAATACCCGTGCGCAGGGAATAGGTCTTGTAGGCCAAGTGCTCAAATATTTTGCAATGGGAACTGGATTCCTGAGTCTACCCTCCTCGTCCCTAGGAGCATGGTTGAAAACGCGGCCAGAATTAGAAACTCCTGACATTCAGATGCAATTTTTGCCATACTCCGTGGAAAGTGCTGAAAAACGCAAACTACATTCCTTTCCTGGAATGACCATAGCTGCCTTTCAACTTAGACCGGAGAGCCTTGGCTCAGTGCATATTCGATCTAGCAACCCCTATGAACATCCGGCAATTCGGTTTAATTTTCTGAAAGACCCCATCGATGTTAGAACTAATATTGACGCTGTTAAAATGATGCGGGCAATTGTCGACGCAAAACCAATGGACCGATACCGGAAAAGCGAATTTCATCCAGGGGCTTCCATATCAACCGATGATCAGATAGAGAAATTTCTTCGGGAAGAATGTGAAACTGGCTATCATCCTATGGGAACATGCCGAATGGGGTCTGGTCCCAACACCGTGGTAGACGATCAATTAAAGGTACACGGGCTAGAAGGACTTCGTGTGGCCGACGCCTCGATCTTTCCAACCATGCCCTCTGGGAATACCAATGCTCCAAGTATCATGGTTGGCGAAAAAGCAGCTGATTTGATTATGAATCCAGCCTAA